From a region of the Thiorhodovibrio winogradskyi genome:
- the der gene encoding ribosome biogenesis GTPase Der, with protein MLPVITLVGRPNVGKSTLFNRLTRSRHALVADYPGLTRDRQYGVGQLGPGPYILVDTGGLSGSSDPLDMLTERQVRLAIAEADHLLFLVDARDGCVTGDFDIAAELRRTGKPLTLVVNKVDRLDANQVLLEFHALGLGDPLPIAASHGRGLNTLLERIFAALPQVDAGAEGADTTGAEAGKGIQIAVVGRPNAGKSTLINRLLGEERVVTSDTPGTTRDSLFIPFQVDGRDYTLIDTAGMRRRARVTEMIEKFSVIKAMQAIDACNVAILVVDARAGIGEQDATLASHVIDSGRALVVAVNKWDGLSADERTKIKDSYERKLAFLEFAERFQISALHGSSVGLLLDAAERAYSSAIRDLPTPLLTRLLADLVSEHQPPLVHGRRIKLRYAHQGGRNPPVIVIHGNQVDAVPDAYRRYLMNRFRKELGLHGTPLRLEFKTGSNPFAGKRNTLTPRQQRQRERLKRFVNRRGR; from the coding sequence ATGCTGCCAGTCATCACCCTGGTTGGTCGCCCCAATGTTGGCAAATCAACCCTGTTCAATCGTCTGACCCGCAGTCGCCATGCGCTGGTTGCCGACTACCCCGGACTGACGCGTGACCGTCAGTATGGCGTCGGCCAACTCGGTCCCGGACCCTACATTCTGGTTGATACCGGCGGCTTGTCGGGCAGCTCCGATCCGCTGGACATGCTGACCGAGCGCCAGGTCCGCCTTGCCATTGCCGAGGCTGACCATCTGCTGTTTCTGGTCGATGCGCGCGACGGCTGCGTGACCGGCGATTTTGATATCGCGGCCGAACTGCGCCGCACTGGCAAACCCCTGACCCTGGTGGTCAACAAGGTCGACCGCCTCGATGCCAACCAGGTGCTGCTAGAGTTTCATGCCCTGGGACTCGGCGATCCGCTGCCCATCGCGGCCAGCCATGGGCGCGGTCTGAATACCTTGCTTGAGCGCATCTTCGCGGCCTTGCCGCAAGTGGACGCGGGAGCCGAGGGTGCCGATACGACTGGTGCGGAGGCGGGCAAGGGCATCCAGATCGCCGTCGTTGGGCGACCCAATGCCGGCAAGTCAACGCTGATCAATCGCCTGCTGGGTGAGGAACGTGTGGTGACCAGCGACACGCCAGGCACCACGCGCGATAGTCTGTTTATTCCCTTTCAGGTTGATGGGCGGGATTATACGCTGATTGATACCGCTGGCATGCGGCGCCGTGCCAGAGTCACTGAGATGATCGAAAAATTCAGCGTTATCAAGGCGATGCAGGCCATTGATGCGTGTAATGTGGCTATTTTGGTAGTGGACGCCCGGGCCGGCATTGGAGAGCAGGACGCGACCCTGGCCTCCCATGTGATCGACAGTGGGCGCGCGCTGGTGGTTGCCGTGAATAAATGGGACGGCCTGAGCGCGGACGAGCGGACCAAGATTAAGGACAGCTACGAACGCAAGCTCGCCTTTCTGGAGTTTGCCGAGCGTTTTCAGATTTCCGCGCTGCATGGCTCGAGCGTGGGTTTGTTGCTCGATGCTGCCGAGCGTGCTTACAGCAGCGCGATTCGCGATCTGCCCACACCCCTGCTCACACGGCTGCTGGCCGATCTGGTTAGCGAGCATCAACCGCCGCTGGTGCATGGCCGGCGCATCAAGCTGCGTTATGCCCATCAGGGCGGTCGCAATCCGCCGGTGATTGTGATCCATGGTAACCAGGTGGACGCGGTGCCCGATGCTTATAGGCGCTACCTGATGAACCGTTTTCGCAAGGAACTCGGGCTCCATGGAACCCCGTTGCGGCTTGAGTTCAAAACTGGCAGCAATCCCTTTGCCGGCAAACGCAATACGCTCACCCCGCGTCAGCAGCGCCAGCGCGAGCGCCTAAAGCGTTTTGTGAATCGGCGCGGACGCTAA
- the bamB gene encoding outer membrane protein assembly factor BamB, whose translation MTATSNRGLDPERRLPGVLMLLALVSAVSGCGMVPWLGGEKDPRPPTELDKKFVQQLTPSILWKTRVGKGTDGRTLSLAPLPRDDRLYVADARGRVAALSQHDGRVIWERDTALRLSGGPEVVGDLLVVGTSDAELIALSARDGRERWRAQLGSEILSIPRILGERVVVHTIDNSVYALAASDGKQLWRYNYPAPLLTLHGSSSPTIVNNNVIVGIAGGRLVSLELERGAPNWELTITPPSGRSELERVVDLNVDPVVVGDIAYVATYNGDLAAVDIVTGAVLWRRELSAHAGLAADEGRLFVTDSSDVLWGATTTDGAGLWKQDALKYRRLTAPAIVGDQLVVADIDGWVHWLALADGRLLARERVSKDRIVHRPAVANGRVFVYVNDGTVAALTARGQARAVSPAGRAAGAASD comes from the coding sequence ATGACAGCAACAAGCAACAGAGGACTGGACCCTGAGCGCCGCCTGCCGGGCGTGCTGATGCTGCTGGCGCTGGTCTCGGCTGTGAGCGGTTGCGGCATGGTGCCCTGGCTCGGGGGCGAGAAGGATCCGCGGCCGCCGACAGAGCTGGATAAGAAGTTCGTTCAACAACTCACGCCCAGCATTCTGTGGAAAACCCGTGTTGGCAAAGGTACCGATGGCCGCACGCTGAGTTTGGCGCCGCTGCCGCGCGATGATCGCCTTTATGTGGCCGATGCTCGCGGCCGGGTCGCGGCACTGTCGCAGCACGACGGTCGGGTGATCTGGGAACGCGATACCGCGCTGAGGCTGAGCGGCGGACCCGAGGTGGTTGGCGATTTGCTGGTTGTGGGTACCAGCGACGCGGAACTCATCGCCCTGTCCGCGCGCGATGGCCGTGAACGCTGGCGCGCCCAACTTGGTAGCGAGATCCTCTCCATCCCCCGCATCCTTGGCGAACGTGTGGTCGTGCATACGATCGACAACAGCGTCTATGCGCTCGCGGCCAGCGATGGCAAGCAACTGTGGCGCTATAACTACCCGGCACCCTTACTGACGCTGCACGGCAGCAGTTCGCCAACCATCGTCAACAACAATGTCATCGTGGGTATTGCCGGTGGGCGTCTAGTGAGTCTCGAGCTTGAGCGTGGCGCGCCCAATTGGGAGTTGACGATCACGCCGCCCAGCGGTCGCAGCGAGCTTGAGCGTGTTGTTGACCTGAACGTCGATCCGGTTGTGGTCGGGGATATCGCCTATGTGGCGACCTACAATGGCGATCTGGCAGCGGTGGACATCGTGACGGGCGCCGTGCTCTGGCGCCGCGAACTCTCCGCCCATGCCGGCCTGGCTGCTGACGAGGGCAGGCTATTTGTGACCGACTCATCCGACGTCCTCTGGGGTGCCACGACAACGGATGGCGCTGGCCTGTGGAAACAGGATGCGCTCAAATATCGGCGGCTGACGGCGCCGGCCATTGTGGGTGATCAGCTGGTGGTCGCTGATATCGACGGCTGGGTCCATTGGCTCGCCCTCGCTGACGGCCGCCTGCTGGCTCGCGAACGGGTGTCCAAGGACCGCATTGTGCATCGACCCGCGGTGGCGAATGGGCGTGTCTTTGTCTATGTCAATGATGGCACCGTCGCCGCCTTGACCGCGCGCGGTCAGGCGAGAGCAGTGTCTCCTGCTGGGCGCGCCGCTGGCGCGGCGTCGGATTGA